A single genomic interval of Zobellia nedashkovskayae harbors:
- a CDS encoding DUF1684 domain-containing protein, producing the protein MRILVLVFSFMILGCKTDKKYHDAPEEKVVVVETDALQAILDHQEELNKEFKDPETSPLPDRYRMNFEALDFFAPDTNYVVTAKFVRTPEALPFLMPSTTGDSSEETVYGIAHFTLKGKNRQLEVYQNKELMQQENYRDYLFLPFTDNTNGVETYTGGRYIDLSIPDGDTIIIDFNKAYNPYCAYNKKYSCPVVPGINNLDTEILAGVKAFEPTKK; encoded by the coding sequence ATGCGAATTCTTGTTTTGGTTTTTTCCTTTATGATTTTGGGATGTAAGACCGATAAAAAATATCATGATGCACCTGAAGAAAAGGTAGTGGTTGTTGAAACCGATGCATTACAGGCTATCTTGGACCATCAAGAGGAATTAAATAAGGAGTTCAAAGACCCTGAAACGTCTCCATTACCGGATCGTTACAGAATGAATTTTGAAGCATTGGATTTCTTTGCGCCTGATACCAATTATGTTGTAACTGCCAAGTTTGTTCGTACGCCGGAGGCATTACCCTTTTTAATGCCCAGTACTACCGGCGATTCCTCTGAGGAAACGGTTTATGGTATTGCTCATTTTACTTTAAAAGGAAAGAACAGACAATTAGAGGTGTATCAAAATAAAGAGCTGATGCAACAAGAGAATTATAGAGATTACCTGTTTTTGCCTTTCACAGATAACACCAATGGTGTAGAGACGTACACGGGTGGTAGATACATTGATCTCTCAATACCTGATGGTGATACTATAATTATCGATTTTAATAAAGCCTACAATCCATATTGTGCTTATAATAAGAAGTATTCTTGTCCTGTTGTGCCCGGCATAAATAATTTGGATACGGAGATACTTGCAGGTGTAAAAGCTTTTGAGCCTACCAAAAAATAA
- a CDS encoding P-II family nitrogen regulator encodes MKQIEAIIRKSKFDEVKKALHQIEVNFFSYWDVTGVGNEKQGHVYRGISYSTSDIQRRYLSIVVSDEFAQRTVDTILETAYTGNVGDGKIFVSEVVEAYRIRTKENGQSGIN; translated from the coding sequence ATGAAACAAATCGAGGCAATTATTAGAAAATCTAAGTTTGATGAAGTTAAAAAAGCACTACATCAAATAGAGGTTAACTTCTTCAGTTACTGGGATGTAACCGGAGTAGGAAATGAAAAACAAGGTCATGTATATAGAGGTATCTCTTATAGCACGAGCGACATTCAAAGAAGATACCTTTCTATAGTAGTATCTGATGAATTTGCACAACGTACTGTTGACACCATTCTTGAAACAGCCTACACTGGCAATGTTGGAGATGGAAAAATCTTTGTTTCTGAAGTTGTAGAAGCATACAGAATCCGTACGAAAGAAAACGGACAATCTGGAATCAACTAA
- a CDS encoding outer membrane beta-barrel protein, with the protein MKAITNTKYVKNLFFLAILLFSATAVVAQEEEEETEPKFTFTGSIDAYYRANLNGDNSAPDGAPNAAPGSSFANLPGFSLGMANFVAGYEGEKVGFVADLVFGPRGTDAIFASPIYSATGNIVNQLYAYWNVSDAVTLTFGNFNTFLGYEVISPVANFNYSTSYLFSYGPFSHTGLKADIALSDDFSLMLAVMNPTDMTELNVTGKYTYGAQIGYSGQYLNLLIDNGAYEVDYTGGFDLSDSFFLGLNAAYFDGDGAGSFAGAAIYPQLTTSESFAIGLRAEYFAETDSFGAIGTSTADGDASVFAVTLTGSATIGNLMIKPELRLDTASDDSGYFLDSDLMAQKSLSSFVLAAVYSF; encoded by the coding sequence ATGAAAGCGATTACAAATACAAAATACGTAAAAAATCTATTTTTTCTAGCAATACTGCTTTTCTCTGCAACAGCTGTTGTTGCACAAGAGGAAGAAGAAGAAACTGAACCAAAGTTTACTTTTACCGGTTCTATTGACGCATACTACCGCGCTAATCTAAACGGAGATAACTCTGCGCCAGATGGTGCTCCAAACGCTGCGCCAGGTTCATCATTCGCAAATTTGCCAGGTTTTTCGTTAGGTATGGCAAACTTTGTTGCAGGTTATGAAGGCGAAAAAGTTGGTTTTGTAGCAGATTTAGTATTTGGCCCAAGAGGAACAGATGCTATATTCGCTTCTCCAATTTATTCAGCAACAGGTAATATAGTAAATCAATTATATGCCTACTGGAATGTAAGTGACGCTGTTACTTTAACCTTTGGTAACTTCAATACGTTCTTAGGCTATGAGGTTATATCACCGGTTGCCAATTTCAACTATAGTACGTCTTACTTGTTTTCTTATGGTCCATTTTCTCATACTGGTTTAAAGGCTGATATTGCCTTATCAGATGATTTCAGCTTAATGTTAGCAGTAATGAACCCAACTGATATGACCGAATTGAATGTTACAGGTAAATATACATACGGAGCACAAATAGGATATAGCGGACAGTATTTAAACCTATTGATTGATAACGGTGCTTACGAAGTTGATTATACAGGTGGATTTGATTTATCTGATTCTTTCTTCCTAGGATTGAACGCAGCTTATTTTGATGGTGACGGCGCAGGAAGTTTTGCTGGTGCAGCAATTTACCCTCAATTAACAACTTCAGAAAGCTTTGCAATTGGTCTTAGAGCAGAATATTTTGCTGAAACTGACTCTTTCGGAGCTATTGGAACAAGTACTGCCGATGGAGATGCAAGTGTATTTGCGGTTACTTTAACAGGTAGTGCTACTATCGGAAATTTGATGATCAAGCCTGAACTTCGTTTAGATACGGCTTCAGATGATTCTGGATATTTTCTTGATAGTGACTTAATGGCGCAAAAGAGCTTATCTTCTTTTGTTTTAGCTGCAGTGTACTCTTTCTAA
- a CDS encoding mechanosensitive ion channel family protein produces MDLEKINEYAQIATDKVIFYVPRIFLAGLILWIGFKIVKKIVELVGKALEKTGFSETLRPFLSSIVGVLLKGTVLFVIATVLGADLTGLFAILAAAAFAVGMALQGSLGNFASGILILTLKPFKVADWIQVEDKFGRVVEIGIFSTDVLTPGNKILIIPNSMITESVVTNYSEKGMIRLELEVTMPYEESFPRVRQVLEDALKEVSKILPDPMPEIGIVDFDSHNVQLIVRPYVLPDDFWEVTFSANKAIKKAFSAHDIKVAYSEGVEIGKIGE; encoded by the coding sequence ATGGATTTGGAAAAAATTAATGAGTACGCTCAGATTGCTACGGATAAGGTAATTTTTTATGTACCTCGAATTTTCTTAGCGGGACTCATTTTGTGGATCGGTTTTAAGATTGTCAAGAAAATAGTAGAACTCGTAGGGAAGGCCTTAGAAAAGACTGGGTTTTCAGAAACGTTAAGACCTTTTTTATCATCCATAGTAGGGGTGCTTTTAAAAGGTACGGTTCTGTTTGTCATAGCGACCGTACTTGGTGCCGACTTAACTGGTTTGTTTGCAATATTAGCTGCAGCTGCCTTTGCTGTAGGTATGGCTTTGCAGGGCAGTTTAGGGAATTTTGCTTCTGGGATTTTAATTTTAACTCTTAAACCTTTTAAGGTAGCAGATTGGATTCAGGTTGAAGACAAGTTTGGTAGAGTGGTTGAAATTGGTATTTTTAGTACAGATGTACTTACTCCCGGTAATAAAATATTGATTATTCCCAATTCAATGATTACTGAATCTGTCGTAACGAACTATTCTGAAAAAGGGATGATCAGGTTGGAGCTAGAGGTTACCATGCCTTATGAAGAAAGTTTTCCAAGAGTAAGACAGGTCTTAGAGGACGCTTTAAAAGAAGTTTCAAAAATACTTCCTGACCCCATGCCGGAAATTGGTATTGTAGATTTTGATTCCCATAATGTACAATTGATTGTGCGGCCATATGTGTTGCCCGATGATTTTTGGGAAGTAACTTTTAGTGCCAACAAGGCCATAAAAAAGGCCTTTAGCGCACATGATATTAAAGTGGCTTACTCAGAAGGTGTTGAAATAGGTAAAATAGGAGAATAA
- a CDS encoding Lrp/AsnC family transcriptional regulator, protein MNIDDLNWKILKLLQANARETYVDIGRQVGLTAPAVAERIKKMEDLGIIEGYNTKVSHAKTGHHLKAIITLRAFMGKLKPFLETVKTYKEVVNCYRITGNENIVMEVVLKDQFHLERFIDKLIQYGETRTHIILSNVVSSAPIGKNPF, encoded by the coding sequence ATGAATATAGACGATTTAAACTGGAAAATACTCAAACTTTTACAGGCAAATGCTCGCGAAACCTATGTGGACATTGGTAGGCAAGTAGGCCTTACGGCACCCGCTGTTGCAGAGCGCATAAAGAAGATGGAAGACCTAGGTATTATAGAAGGTTATAACACTAAAGTTTCACATGCAAAAACAGGACACCATCTAAAAGCCATAATAACTTTAAGAGCCTTCATGGGGAAACTAAAACCTTTTTTAGAGACCGTAAAGACGTATAAGGAAGTGGTAAACTGTTATCGTATTACTGGGAATGAGAATATTGTAATGGAGGTTGTATTAAAAGATCAGTTTCACCTGGAGCGATTTATAGATAAACTAATTCAATACGGTGAGACACGTACCCATATTATCCTATCCAACGTAGTGTCAAGTGCACCAATAGGAAAGAATCCCTTTTAG
- a CDS encoding DJ-1/PfpI family protein, which produces MNKLYSILLTLILFYSCNTPKEQPTTITDLQRIVPEISPDRYNVAFLIMDGTFNTELTAPFDIFQHTKFRENIKAMNTFTVANTLEPITTFEGMRLLPDFDYTKEQLPPIDILVIPSAEHHLDTDLKDTIMLDFVRKIDSSALFMTSHCDGAFVLAKADVLKDKTSTTFPSDIEVYRKMFPNLKVADSVLFVHDGKYITSAGGAKSFEAALYLCEYLYGKEVTDALAKGLVIDWNLTETPHLIVN; this is translated from the coding sequence ATGAACAAACTTTATTCAATACTGCTCACCCTAATCTTGTTTTACTCCTGCAACACACCAAAAGAACAGCCTACGACCATAACAGATTTACAACGAATTGTGCCAGAAATCTCTCCTGATCGTTACAACGTAGCCTTCCTAATTATGGACGGAACTTTCAATACGGAGCTAACAGCTCCGTTCGATATTTTTCAACATACTAAATTCCGAGAAAACATAAAGGCCATGAATACTTTTACCGTAGCAAACACATTGGAGCCTATAACCACTTTTGAAGGTATGCGCCTATTGCCTGATTTTGATTACACAAAGGAGCAACTGCCACCAATAGATATTCTGGTAATACCTAGTGCGGAACATCATTTAGACACAGATTTGAAGGATACCATAATGCTAGATTTTGTTCGGAAAATAGATAGTTCTGCCCTATTTATGACGAGCCATTGCGATGGCGCTTTTGTTTTAGCAAAAGCCGATGTACTTAAAGATAAAACCTCAACTACCTTTCCTAGTGACATTGAAGTATACCGAAAGATGTTTCCCAACTTAAAAGTAGCCGATAGCGTTCTATTTGTTCACGATGGAAAATATATTACTTCTGCAGGAGGCGCTAAAAGTTTTGAAGCAGCCCTCTACCTATGTGAATACCTATACGGAAAAGAAGTTACTGATGCCCTAGCTAAAGGCTTGGTCATTGATTGGAACTTAACGGAAACGCCACATCTTATTGTGAACTAA
- a CDS encoding ammonium transporter: protein MDAGLFTANNVWMMLATALVFFMHTGFSFLEIGLTRQKNTINILFKNIFIITGGLLLYYAWGFNMMYPGFEEGSSGIFGFAGFGIAAPENGMTPEYADGGYTWWTDFLFQGMFAATAATIVSGAVAERIKIGAFMIFTVVYVGLVYPIVGAWKWGGGFLDSWGFYDFAGSTLVHSVGGWAALVAIFLLGSRIGKFDEDGKPKAIPGHSIPMATAGVLILWLGWFGFNGGSVLSADPELTSLVLVTTSLAAAAGGFGAMILSTILYKNLDLTMFLNGILGGLVGITAGADLMSPNEAVVIGFLAGLLIVFAVSLVDKMKLDDPVGAVAVHLVCGIWGTLAVGLFGAKAGGGQFMVQLYGVLIVGAFCVICTFIILGALKATMGLRVSKEEEIEGLDIHEHGMDAYPDFIND from the coding sequence ATGGACGCAGGATTATTTACAGCAAATAACGTTTGGATGATGTTGGCTACCGCCTTGGTATTCTTCATGCACACCGGATTTTCTTTTTTAGAAATCGGCCTTACAAGACAAAAAAATACAATAAACATATTATTTAAGAACATCTTTATTATTACAGGTGGGCTTTTACTCTATTACGCATGGGGATTTAACATGATGTACCCCGGTTTTGAAGAAGGATCTTCAGGAATTTTCGGATTTGCAGGCTTTGGTATTGCAGCCCCTGAAAACGGAATGACTCCTGAATATGCAGATGGAGGTTACACATGGTGGACTGACTTCTTGTTTCAAGGTATGTTCGCAGCAACAGCAGCAACTATAGTATCTGGTGCAGTTGCAGAACGTATTAAAATTGGAGCCTTTATGATTTTCACTGTTGTTTACGTAGGACTTGTTTATCCTATAGTAGGCGCTTGGAAATGGGGTGGCGGTTTCTTGGATTCATGGGGTTTCTATGATTTCGCAGGTTCTACATTAGTTCACTCTGTTGGAGGTTGGGCCGCATTGGTTGCTATCTTCCTATTAGGATCACGTATTGGTAAATTTGATGAAGACGGTAAGCCAAAAGCAATACCTGGTCATAGTATTCCAATGGCAACAGCCGGTGTACTTATCCTTTGGTTGGGATGGTTTGGTTTTAACGGTGGTTCTGTACTATCTGCTGATCCAGAATTAACCTCTCTAGTATTGGTAACTACAAGTTTAGCTGCAGCAGCAGGTGGTTTTGGAGCTATGATTTTATCAACTATACTTTACAAGAACTTGGATTTAACTATGTTCTTAAACGGTATTCTTGGTGGTCTAGTTGGTATCACGGCAGGTGCAGATTTAATGTCTCCTAATGAAGCCGTAGTTATCGGTTTCCTAGCCGGTCTATTAATTGTTTTTGCAGTTTCTCTAGTAGATAAAATGAAATTAGATGATCCAGTTGGTGCCGTTGCGGTACACCTTGTATGTGGTATCTGGGGAACTTTGGCAGTTGGTCTTTTTGGAGCAAAAGCCGGTGGTGGTCAATTTATGGTTCAGCTGTACGGTGTATTGATCGTAGGTGCCTTCTGCGTAATTTGTACATTCATTATCCTAGGTGCCTTAAAAGCTACTATGGGACTTAGAGTAAGTAAAGAAGAAGAGATCGAAGGTCTTGACATTCATGAACATGGAATGGATGCTTACCCAGATTTCATAAACGATTAA
- the crcB gene encoding fluoride efflux transporter CrcB: MKQLLLVFLGGGIGSMLRYLVSKSLNTHFQYFFLGTFLVNIIGCLLIGLILGLSIKTNYLTPNQTLLLATGFCGGFTTFSTFAFEKHSLLTSGELIHFSIYLIASVVVGIAAVSFGLWLSKLL, encoded by the coding sequence ATGAAACAATTGTTACTCGTATTCTTAGGAGGTGGCATAGGTAGCATGCTTCGCTATCTAGTTTCTAAATCCCTCAATACCCACTTTCAATATTTCTTTTTAGGTACTTTTTTAGTCAACATTATAGGTTGCCTGCTCATTGGTCTTATTTTAGGGCTTTCTATTAAAACCAATTATCTGACCCCAAACCAAACGCTTTTACTAGCAACAGGATTTTGCGGGGGCTTCACTACTTTTTCTACTTTTGCTTTTGAAAAACATTCGCTCTTAACTTCCGGCGAATTAATACACTTCTCTATTTACCTAATTGCCAGTGTAGTAGTTGGCATAGCTGCAGTATCCTTTGGCCTATGGCTATCAAAATTGCTATAA
- a CDS encoding alpha/beta hydrolase, producing the protein MKRILLLLALSATFIGSAQNITLKKGVIIDSLIVNDTIPETFSLYLPKKFEVSKTWPVVFVFDMNGRGKQSLAMFSAAAEEQGFVLAASNNISDTLSIAKNILITSRMFNTVTTMLPIRKRGIYTSGFSAGGRFSTLIPTFIQGVEGVVACGAAVANFEVLTSRNPFHFIGIVGDEDFSYSDMLIVEKVLSRMKFPNQLLVFDGGHEWPKTEDLSSALRLLTMAAMAKGNVTKDEAYVDANYTADLVKVNRLYTANKPVLADNWLEEMSEIYQPFIPLDSIKASRKAVRRSRLFKNQNRTQNALSLKESLIKDEYNYYLEEDILTYNYNNLGWWKYQMEDLQKFQKNPVVLGQKMGKRLEGYLKALVSDNVDMLSAEEPIDGEALNFLWMLKTVIEPDNYESYLKIISYTAKTDDYGTALFYLEELLKKGYKNRSELYGLENTALLRITPEFNELVEKYLKGARYNIIEE; encoded by the coding sequence ATGAAAAGAATACTACTGTTACTGGCCCTTAGTGCTACGTTTATTGGTTCTGCCCAAAATATCACATTAAAAAAAGGTGTAATAATAGATTCGTTAATTGTAAACGATACAATTCCTGAGACATTTTCGTTATACCTGCCAAAGAAGTTTGAGGTTTCTAAAACTTGGCCGGTAGTATTTGTTTTTGATATGAACGGTAGAGGCAAACAATCTCTAGCTATGTTCAGTGCTGCAGCTGAAGAACAAGGATTTGTGCTTGCGGCTTCCAACAATATTAGTGATACACTATCTATTGCTAAAAATATATTAATTACTAGTAGAATGTTTAATACGGTAACAACAATGTTACCCATTAGGAAGAGAGGCATATATACGAGTGGTTTTTCTGCCGGTGGCAGGTTCTCTACTTTGATTCCTACTTTTATACAGGGAGTGGAAGGCGTAGTTGCTTGTGGTGCGGCAGTAGCTAATTTTGAGGTGCTTACCAGTAGAAACCCATTTCATTTTATTGGAATTGTGGGTGATGAGGATTTTAGTTATTCTGACATGTTGATCGTAGAAAAAGTACTGAGCAGAATGAAATTCCCTAACCAGTTATTGGTTTTTGATGGAGGACATGAATGGCCTAAAACAGAAGATTTGAGTTCCGCTCTTAGACTTTTGACAATGGCAGCTATGGCTAAAGGTAATGTAACAAAGGATGAGGCGTATGTTGATGCAAACTACACAGCGGATTTGGTAAAAGTAAATAGGTTGTATACCGCAAACAAACCTGTATTAGCCGATAACTGGTTGGAAGAGATGTCCGAGATATACCAGCCTTTTATACCTTTAGATTCTATAAAAGCTAGTAGAAAGGCGGTACGAAGAAGCCGATTGTTTAAAAATCAAAATAGAACTCAGAATGCGCTCTCTTTAAAAGAAAGCTTAATTAAAGATGAGTATAATTATTACTTGGAGGAAGATATTCTTACCTATAATTACAACAATTTAGGGTGGTGGAAATACCAAATGGAAGATCTTCAAAAATTTCAAAAAAATCCAGTAGTGCTTGGGCAAAAGATGGGGAAACGTTTGGAAGGTTATTTGAAAGCATTGGTCTCTGATAATGTAGATATGCTAAGCGCAGAAGAGCCGATTGATGGAGAAGCCTTAAATTTTTTATGGATGCTGAAGACTGTCATTGAGCCAGATAATTATGAAAGTTACTTAAAAATCATATCCTACACTGCCAAAACAGATGATTATGGTACAGCTCTTTTTTACTTAGAGGAGCTTCTGAAAAAAGGGTATAAGAACCGTAGTGAACTTTATGGGCTAGAAAATACTGCATTGTTACGCATTACGCCAGAGTTTAATGAATTGGTCGAGAAATATTTAAAAGGTGCCCGCTATAACATTATTGAAGAGTAA
- a CDS encoding T9SS type B sorting domain-containing protein — protein MKILGFLVLLLSSFGLWAQINVDVTTYSVEELVKDVLINSNCAETDNYTSKTGTAEGVNGIGYFEANSSDFPFEEGIVLSTGRAKLAEGPNDDIHNSGSDQWLGDADLKSITGSDLLFNASYIQFDFVPQTNSISFNFLFASEEYQENYQCTFGDVFAFILTDSNGVSTNLAIIPNNKLPVSVTSIRPGVTGECDSRNLSYFDKINGADSAISFHGQTVSMTAESLVVPGDSYTIKLVIADNRDSQVDSAVFLEAGSFSLGYDLGDDRTVVSGNPACVNETIALDATVVGVNDYIWFKDDAEIVAWSGLSKVDVTEGGEYRVELVFSESCVATGTLEADFIPVPITSDEPDSLIFCNVDGTAGKVIDLTVNDEPILGEQDSKIYQVTYYLSLEDAEAFENAIETPEAYEITNASETIFARISSGNSCYETSSFEVELLGVDFESDLEEEYILCLDSNGETIEPLPILNTGLSTVEYGFTWYKDSISPENLIAGAMDAFYIADEEGIYVVNLSNKELGCEFSLSTQVVVSPQAEVFEVVFVSDPFTDNNTIDIVAEGDGTYLYSVDGADFSSGNRFENLTAGEHTAFVTDIHNCSTISQEFTVVDFPRFFTPNGDGDNERWSIVGFEGMEDPDVSIYNQYGMLLFQFRGNDSWDGTFNGKIAPSNDYWFRVEYTKDGERKEFKSHFSLKR, from the coding sequence ATGAAAATATTAGGTTTTTTAGTATTATTACTGTCGTCTTTTGGGCTCTGGGCTCAAATAAACGTTGATGTCACCACGTACTCCGTAGAGGAGTTGGTGAAGGATGTTCTAATAAATAGTAATTGCGCAGAAACCGATAATTATACTTCAAAGACAGGTACCGCAGAGGGTGTGAACGGCATTGGTTATTTTGAGGCTAATAGTTCTGACTTTCCGTTTGAAGAAGGTATTGTTTTAAGTACAGGTAGGGCCAAGCTGGCAGAGGGTCCTAATGATGATATTCACAATTCAGGGAGTGATCAGTGGCTGGGTGATGCCGATTTAAAATCCATTACGGGGTCAGATTTACTTTTCAATGCATCTTACATTCAATTTGACTTTGTTCCCCAAACCAATAGCATCAGTTTTAATTTCTTGTTTGCATCAGAGGAATATCAAGAAAATTACCAATGTACTTTTGGAGATGTTTTTGCATTTATATTAACCGATTCAAACGGTGTTTCTACAAACTTGGCTATAATTCCCAATAATAAGTTACCTGTTAGTGTTACTAGTATACGGCCGGGAGTGACAGGGGAGTGCGACAGTCGCAACCTTTCTTATTTTGATAAGATTAACGGAGCCGATTCAGCAATATCTTTTCATGGTCAGACCGTTAGTATGACAGCGGAGTCTTTGGTAGTGCCGGGAGATTCATATACCATTAAGCTGGTAATAGCGGATAATCGCGATTCTCAAGTAGATTCGGCAGTTTTTTTAGAAGCAGGAAGCTTTTCTTTGGGATATGATTTAGGTGATGATAGGACTGTGGTTAGCGGAAACCCAGCTTGTGTTAATGAAACTATAGCTTTAGATGCTACCGTTGTAGGTGTTAACGATTATATATGGTTTAAAGATGATGCAGAAATTGTAGCTTGGTCGGGACTATCAAAAGTAGATGTTACTGAGGGTGGCGAATATCGTGTAGAGCTTGTTTTTTCAGAATCTTGTGTTGCCACAGGAACTTTAGAGGCTGATTTTATTCCTGTTCCTATAACTAGTGATGAGCCGGATTCGTTAATTTTTTGTAACGTAGACGGTACTGCTGGTAAGGTAATAGATCTTACCGTTAATGATGAACCAATACTTGGTGAACAGGACTCTAAAATATATCAAGTTACGTATTACTTGTCATTAGAAGATGCAGAGGCTTTTGAAAATGCAATTGAAACTCCTGAAGCCTATGAAATAACAAATGCATCAGAGACTATTTTTGCCAGAATATCATCTGGAAATAGTTGTTATGAAACCTCCTCTTTTGAAGTAGAGCTATTGGGGGTGGATTTTGAGTCAGATTTAGAGGAAGAGTATATTCTTTGTTTAGATTCTAATGGGGAAACAATAGAACCCTTACCAATTTTAAATACAGGACTATCAACAGTAGAATATGGTTTTACATGGTATAAAGACAGTATTTCTCCGGAAAATTTAATAGCAGGTGCTATGGATGCTTTTTATATAGCAGATGAAGAAGGTATTTACGTGGTCAATCTCAGTAATAAAGAATTAGGCTGTGAATTTTCTTTGTCTACCCAAGTAGTTGTTTCGCCACAGGCAGAGGTTTTTGAAGTTGTATTTGTTTCGGACCCTTTTACAGATAATAATACAATAGATATTGTGGCTGAGGGAGATGGCACTTATCTTTATAGTGTTGATGGCGCAGATTTTTCTTCAGGAAATAGATTTGAAAATCTAACAGCAGGAGAGCATACTGCTTTTGTAACTGATATTCATAACTGTAGCACAATCTCACAAGAATTTACAGTTGTAGATTTTCCACGGTTTTTTACGCCTAATGGTGATGGTGATAATGAAAGATGGTCTATAGTAGGTTTTGAGGGAATGGAAGACCCGGATGTAAGTATCTATAATCAATATGGAATGTTGTTGTTTCAGTTTAGGGGAAACGATAGTTGGGACGGTACTTTTAATGGAAAAATAGCCCCATCAAATGATTATTGGTTTAGGGTGGAATATACCAAGGATGGAGAACGAAAAGAGTTCAAGAGTCATTTTTCCTTAAAAAGGTAA